ACAAGTTCAACCATGCTAAAATTTTATGGAATGGTTGTTTTAGCATGGTTATTGTTTTTACAATATAATATGTCTAAATTCCTTTATTACTCAATGTTATAACATATATGAATATTCTTTTgacttataaataaataacaaacTTGCAACTGTTTTAACActtcttttttgttataaattcttttaacattcaaatcaacatatatatatatatatatagatccaTAATTCAAACGTATTCATTCAAAGAAGTCATATTTTGGTATAtgtgatttttgaaaaaaaaaagggtcatattttggtagatgaggGAACATAAGCAAACTatgtgatttttcaaaattattgatattttggtagataAGGGAAAtgttattgatattttggtagatgaggGGAAAAAACAAACTACGTGATTTTTTCGGTTAAAACGTTTATGGCATGCCATCCACTTAGGCAGCCGTCTGTCACATTAGCGTCGTTAATGGCCACATCAGTATTTTTTACGGCCTAATTAACGGATTGGTAGATTAGAGAAACGGAGGTAAACGTTGTGATTTTTcaagataaaatttaaaaaattagtagatcgaaaaatttcatttgatttttcGAGCTATTTTCCCTTGATTTTTCTAAAAGTCTAAGGAAAAAGAGTTTCGAATCTtggtcttttttttccccccttatTCCTGTAACTTTTAATAGATAACGTGCATGCATGCccttatctttctgcaccaaTATTGTCTTGGACTGAAGGCCAATACGTACATGTATGTTATTGCCTTCACATGGGAGGAttattaatgaaatacatTAATAAATATCTCATATTATTCAAATAAGTATCTTGTTCCCAAAATAAATATCTGATCCAGTTAGTGTTCCAGCTTTCCTGCTCTGAAAGGCCACCCACATCACTCTCCCTTCCTCCTCTAGTTTCGTGCTGTGCATTATCTTGCGATTCAACAGATATGCTCCAATAATATGTCAGATCAGACAAATCATGTGTCTTTGTCaatttcatttgaaaaaaaataaaatgtttgtgtttttgttatttatGGGCGAACATAAATTCGAGTGAGTAGATGAAAGATCTGAATTGATGTCGGAGACCCTCAATGTGAATTGTTGTCACTGCTAGGAGTGATCGGTTCTGAGTATCCtgtatttttcacgatactcCGACTCCACCCAGGGACAGGTTTCAAGATTTTAGAACCGAATCTTGCCCTGTTGAATCATGGAACCGGAACTTACCCGAAACTTATATTATactacaggttccgggtaaatttttttatcatttgcATTTTAGCAGCAAAACAATAAATGCTAGATAGATTTCATGAGAAAGAACTATGTTGCCTCTGATGCTTGTGTTTTTCCCCTATCTAAGAAACAATAATTTTACTCTTTgctcttcattttttttttaattttataaatatccGGTTTCAGTTTCGATTCTAGGTACCTTATAGGCAAGAACCGGAATCGAAATCgattttcaccggttcctGATTTTAATACTCGGATCCCACCCTATTTTAAATACGAGTTACCCGGATCCTATCttaacgggtaggttccgatCGATTTCGAGTATATCTGGTACCCGTGCACATCTCTAGTCACTGCGATACGCCTTATATTTTTTCACTAGTGTATTTACACGGATCTCAATACTCTCAAATATAGCCTGCCTTCAATTTCTTGTAACAGTCGTCCTCTGATTTTGTGTTTTCTTCTAAACGATGATTCACTGTAAGTAATACCTTTGAGTTCGGTCGCTCATGAATCGAATGGTGTGGCACCTATCTTCATCTCACATTTGCATCTTATCATAACATGTCGCAGCAAAAACAATAATATTGAGTGAAAATTTAAGCCTGAGGATACTTTTATAGTATAAAGTTATGAGCAAGCAGCATATCCGATTCACACGTCATGTTTAACATTGATTTTGTTAATTCAGAAAGGGATATAAAACCGGTCTATTCCCAgcatgatatatattataatatatttcgaTATGTCTAGGATATTCTTACCTTGTATAGCTCATCATGTATCGGGACACCTTTGTTGTATCTTCctcgattatatatataaaatatatggaCCCAATTAGATTACGGCCAATATTACTCACATGGTATCTAGAGCCTGGGGTTCCTCTTTCTTCTGTCCAGTCGTGCCCGCCCTTTTGCCTAGTCAACAATAGCCTCTCCCTACTTCATTCCAGCCTTATTCCAACCTTAATATGTCTCACGAGCCAGATAACTCCAGCAATACCAATGACTCACCACTTCCTGCTCTTACTCCTACCCAAACCTCACTGTACTCCCCTCCTCATCTACTCTTGTCTCTGGTTCAGTCACCGTACCTAACATCGCCAACCTCATCCACATCCAACTCAACAACTCAAACTAATCTCgcctggaaaaaaaaactcttctCCACCTTCCTGAAATCTGACGATCTCTTTGGGTTCGTCGAAGGCAGTCAGCCCTGCCCTGACTCAACCGACCTGATGTATGTTGCATGGTGTAGGACGGACCAAAATATACGGTCTTGGTTGTTCTCCACGCTTTCCGAAACGCTGTTGGAGGAAGTTCATGACCCGGGCACGACACAAGTTTGGGACAATCTCCATACCCGTGTTGTCGAGCTGTCATGTGTCATGTATTGAGACGTCAGGGTGGAACTCACCCGCATCAAGCTGGAGGATCATGGAGTTGAAAAGTACTTGCATCAGTGTAAATTGCTAGTCGATCAACTGGAGGAGATTGGCAAGCCTATTGATGATGAAGATCTTATTACCTTTGCTATTGCTAGTCTCCCTCGTGATTACAAGTCCTTTATTACCTCTAATGCTAATGACTATGGCCCTATATCCTTGGCTGTTTTTCGAAACAAGTTGTTGTTCCATGAGATAAGGGTTCGGAAGTTCTATCATACTCAAACTCTGGCAACGAACATGTCTCTTCAGGTATCTACAAGGCCTGGAGGCCATGGTGGTGGTTGTTGACAACAACACAATGGAGGCCGTGGAGGAAAATCTAATCGAGGGGGTGGTAGAGGCAGTGGTCGCTTCAATAACGGTGGTTCTGGTCGTGGTATTTTCAACAGCAAAGCATTCCTGGGCAGTTCTACGGCCGTGACAATGGTGGCCGTGGCTATCAAACAAATCATGGATGTCATACAACAATTGTATATGGTTGTGGACAACCGAACCGATTCCCATATTCGGTAAGGTCTTGGAGTAACTTTCTTCCAGTCACTGATGGGATACTAGGACATGCCTCTGCATATGTGGTTTGTCAATTATGCAATATTGCTGGACATACTATGCTTTGGTTATTATAACCAAAATCAATCTCATGCCTATCCAAAATCTCTTGCTACCATGAGTTTGAATGATACACTATCACCATATGCTTATTTGGACTCCGGTGCTTCTTTCCACATGGTCCATGACGAAGGTATACTTCAAAATTATGTCATTGTGCTTGGGTTGTgagggctctcggccacatggATAGTTCAATGTGCTCATCAGCGCCTGACCTTGAGATGTGGATCATCCAAGACACATTAGCATGGTGTACTTCTCCTGTTCGAACTGGGTTTGAAACCAAACCTCTCAAAACCTTACTTCATATTCTAGTTCCATATCTATTGTTACCACCCATGGATCTATTCTGCCTATATATAACGTAGGTTCCGTGACCATTCCTTCAACTTCCATACCTCTACGTTTACAAAATGTGCTTCATGTTCCTGGACTTGATTATAATCTTGTATTTCTTCATCGATTATGTCAAGAAAACAATTGTCATGTGATACTTACTAATTATGCTTTCTTATTAAAGGACAATCTCTCGGGGAGGACTCTCCTCAGTTGCCCCTCTGAGGGGTCTCTCTATCTTGTTCCCCTATCATGGCCGCAGGCTCTCCATGTTACCACACAACCCTCCATGAGCTGGTATTAGTGTCTTGGGAACACAAATAAGTCAGTCTTGGAAGTCCTCAAGTCTAGAAAGTTAATTCCAATGATTTCCTTCAATAAAGATTTTTGTGACTCTTATAATTTGGGTAAATCTTCTCggttatcttttttttttctgtggaCTATGTTGCACAATTTCCTTTGGAGTTAATTCATGCGGATGTTTGGCATTCTCCAATTGTGTCTCATTTGGGATTTAAATATTACGTTATCTTAATCaatgaattttctcaattcaccTGGTTATTTCCCTTAAAATTCAAATCGGAAGTTTTTGATAATTTCCAAATTTTAAatcaaaaatggaaaatttgtttaacaagaaaatcaaaatcttcCAATGCGATGGTGGTTTAGAATTTAACAATTCTAACTTTCCGAATTTATTCAATAAGTTGGGAATCACTTTTTTTACATGTTGTGTCCACACACTCCGCAACAAAATGTCGTCTCCGCACACTCTGTCATATCCTTGATATGATCCTAACATTTCTCATTCAAAGTCATCTACCACAATTGTTTTGGGTTGATGCCTCGCTTGGAGCAGTCTTTATAATCAATAGATTTCCTTCTCCgattttacaaaatttctCTCCTTTCGAAAAATTGTTTGGCAAAACACTGGATTATGGATTTATATGTACGTTTGGGCGTGCTTGCTTTCTCAATCTTACGCCTTATGCTTCGAACAAACTTGAATCTCGATATAAGCTTTGTGTAGTTATTGGTTATGCGAGCGAAAACGAGGGTTATCGATGTCTTGATGTCCATAACAATTGGGTTTATGTTTCTCACCATGTTTGGTTTAATGAGTCTCATTTCCCATTTGCAAAAACTAATGTTGTCATGACTCAGGACAAACCTATTGGTCGATTGATTTTCTTTCTGGTGTCCATCCCACAAGCGCCTCCTCAGTTCACTGTTGTCAGTCCAGCACGAGTCTCTTAATCTCGATCTCAGCCAAATACTAATCTCGGCCCATACTCAGCGGATCAATCTAACTCTGCCTCCTCCCTCCCGCTACCGAATCCAGACCACTTTGTGCAGCCAACACATCTAATCCAGGTCTCAATCCACTGATCTCCCCAAGCAACCTGTCCAGTCCGCGACCCAAATCACTGCCTGGCCCGTCTGCAACCATTCAGTAGTCTAACTCGCCCGCTACCTCTCAGTCCAATCTAGCCCTGTCTTTAGACTCCACAGTCGAAACAAATGTTGAACTTGTAGTGCAAAATCAACATCCCATGGTCACACGTGGCAAATCCGGAATCGTCAAATCAAATCCAAAATTCTCTCTAGCCATGTCCCCTACTACTGTCACAGAACCTACATGTTATTCGCATGCCATCAAAGATCCAAATTAGCGAAATGCAATGGCCGAAGAATTTAATCCTCTTATTCAAAATGGGACATGGAGTTTGGTTCCTCCGCCTCCTCGAGCAATGTAATTGGCAGCACTTGGAAGTTTCGAATCAAGTATCGGGCTGACGAGAGTATTGATCGATATAAAGCCCTCCTGGTTGTTTAGGATTTCGTAAACAACCAGGTATTCATTACCATGAGACCTTCAGTCCCGTGGTAAAACCTTCTGCCATTCATCTAGTTCTTGCTCTTGCTCATTCTTCCTCTCGGGATATTCATCAACTAGATGTCAAAAATGCCTCCTTACATGGTCATTTTCAGGAGGAGATTTACATGCGTTAGCCTCTTGGTTTCACTCATCCTTTATTCCCTGACCATATATGCCATCTTCATAAATCTTTGTATGGTATAAAACAGGTTCCCATAGCTGGTTCACTCGCTTCAGCTCATTCCTTCATTCCATTCAGTTTGTTTCTAGCCTTGTTGATTCCTCACTTTTTATCTATCACATCGCCCAACATACAATCTTGTTATTGCTCTATGTTGATGATAATATTCTTATTGGCAGCCCCACTTTTCTCCTAGATCGATTTATTAGACTTCTTTCTAACGAATTTGCAATGGAAAATCTAGGtcctttgcattttttttctcgtgGTCCAAGTCAAGCGTTCTTCTAATACCCTTTTCCTGTGCCAGCAAAAATACATCTCAGATATCCAAGCTAGGTTTGGACTTAAAAACTCGACTGCAGTTAAGACATAATTACCATTTATAGCCTTACATGTACATGCTAGGTCGAATCTTCCCAATTTTGTGACAGGAATATGTGACATTTATAGTTGAGAGAACAGTATTAGCAATCGAAGTGTGATTGCAAATTGGAGAACATGATTGGACACAAATCTTCCGCAATAACGGGCTGAAATTTGCAACAAAGTTAAAGGGCATGCAATCCCCACCACCACCACATCACTGCCTTATTGCAGCCAGACCTCCTCCTTTTGGACGAGTATCCGATACGTGGGAACTGGAAAGTCATGTGTTGAGAGTTAGAATCCCATCAAAATATGTGAATGaggaaattttaataatataagaaaattaagttgatcattctatttatttaaattttcgaGATGAATATGAACTCAATCACTCGTAagttcaataaataaaattttacattatatatcCGAGTGGATTTTCTCATCGGTGTGGGCTCACATGATGTCATCATTGTCATGCCCGAGTTGTTGAGGGTGAGTGTTTAAATATGCGTGACACGTGCTGACAAAATATCAAAACTACTTATATGTTGCTGTGTGAGGATTCGAACTTTTGAAATGGACATGCTTCGTGAAACTTTGCATATCATATTGGGGATTGACAAAAATTGCACGCTCACGAGGAGAAATCCATTGAAAAATGAATCCATAAAGttcccatatatataatttgatccCTTTGtacttccatttttttttctcatcccAAGTGATCGATGATCATAATACTCACGCATGGCCCCCCACCCCGGCCACCTCCACCTCTATCAGAAAGCAGGGTTGTCTTGTCGCACGAGGTGGACATGTCACACGGATACATATATGCTCTATAATATAGGTTGATTAATGTGATATATGAACAAGATTGGGGTGTTGTGTTTGTTGAGAGTTATTgtatcccacatcgaaaaaaattagaaagaaaacTTTTAGATATATAAGATGATTGGATTTACTGTAGTAAAGTGTCATCTAACACGTGTAGTAAAGTGTCAAAATCGCACGTTACCACATGAAAACATATTCATACTAATTTTTGTGTcctacataaaaaaaattagagaaaaaattatgggggtatttacctaaaatgacccatgatttgtccgttttgtcaaatctatcctatgcttttttttttatcaaatctatcacatggtttattttttgcatcaaatctatcccggcgttatcttttccgtcgacatctaacggacgtgctgacgtggcgcttACATGGCAAGTGTgacccactatctctccacgtgccacgtcagcacgaccgttagatgtagacggaaaagataacgccgggataaatttgatgcaaaaagtaaaccatgggataaatttgataaaaaaaacatagaatagatttgacaaaacggataaaTCATTGgccattttagataaaaacTCCAAAATTCTGAACGTATAAAATGATTGAGTTGACCATTTTATCACTTCCAACTTTTGAaatgatataaaattataaactcAATTGCTTATAGATTGagtatcaataaaaattttactgTATACATTCATCTGAAGACAGAATTTTCACTTTAAACGTTATGCTCGCTACAATTTGGTGGCTAACTTTAAACTAGAGACTTGgatttaggattttttttttaaaaaaaaacaagagtTTGACAAACTTTGAGCTTAAATTTGCTGATAAAATATCACAGTGCAAGACTTCTTGGGAGTGACATGGTTTACTGGTGcaattttgaagaagaatttATGGTCGTAATCGTCTTACACCCTTTCgataatatatatgtctaGCATGATCAATCGAGGGGCATCCAGTAAAAAGAATtgcaaacatatatatagtagtaaatgaattttcatttaaaattttttttctataactTTGGGTATGATGAAGTGTAATTACGCgtgctattttttttttctcctatcTTTCTTTTAGCTTTCAACCGCGTAGCTGAAAAGTGGCACATTGCATGCGTGCATATGGAGATCAGTGATCTATAATCATCACATGGTTCGATCAAAACGCTGCGTTCTCAAaaacaaacatatataatacatattatGCCCcgtaaaaaaaatcaaaacccTAATTTGctatataatcatatataaagTTCAAATGACATATATTCAACCTCTCTATCTCTTCTATAAATTTCTGCATGTATTGTGATGAGGGTTAAACACATGATGAACAAACaatccacatatatatgtatatatatggtacAATCACATTATCATTCACATATAAACTAGTTAAAAATCCGAggacaaataaaaagaaaattccaaCAATTCTGTAATTTCTACCCGCCCCCATGACATATTCACCTCCAAATCAAGTCCAACTAGCAATTTCCTAAGTCCACTATGCGTGACACAAACCGGCTGGTGATCAAGGATCGGAGATTGGACGGATCAGAACTGATCGATAAAGCCTATATGAGATGTTTCTGATCGAATCGATTTTGAAGTACTGTATTAATGAGGGGTTACCGGTCGTCATGGTATTCTTCTTTGGATGATCTGAACTGCTTAAAGTGCACATGGACCGCTTTAGTGGTCTGAGCTCTCATCTAATGAAGTTTGTGACTGCAGGTCGCGGTCATATCCTGAGCAAGAAGATACTGAGCTCAGGACCGCCGTTCCCGTCAGGGTTAAGCATGTAGAACGCCTCGGAGTCGCGGCTCCCAACGACCCGCTCGAACTTGGCCCTCATGTATAGCAGCTCCCCTTCTGACCCGCTTCCCTTCTGCCCATCGTCCACGACTGGGATCACTCCTGCCCCGACCGAGACCTTGTGGACCGTCCTGAGGACGTGCAAGTCAGACTCTGAGCAGGCCCGGGACATCGTGTACCCGCACTTCCTCCCATTACAGTACATGGTCCACGTGGGCTCCTGGAACAGCTTCACGGGCCGGGCCAACCCGCCTCGCCCGGGGCCACCGGCGGGGGCCTTCTCGCACTCGAGGGCGATCCTCACTAGGCCCGAGGACATCTCCTTCACCAAGGCCGAGGTTGACATGGCGAGCTCGAGGAGGAGGACGGGGTCGGAACCTGGGTGGTCCTGGACGGCAAAGGTCACATGGCCTCTCCGGTGGCCGAAGAGGGTCCCGGTCACTTTCCGCCCGAGAGAGTAGGAGGGACCGAAGATGGACAGCTGGGCGGTGGGGATGGAGAGCCACTTGCACGTGGGGAGTACGACGGCGGGGAACGAGATTATGCTGAGAAGCGAGCGGAGTAGGGAGGAGACGGCGATGGCGGGCTTGGAGACGCGCCGCTGGTGCGGGGACTGCGAGCTGCTCTTCTGGAGGAGAAGCTTGCCTGAGAAGTCGTCGGTCTCGAGAACCGCAGCACCAGCGGAAGATCGGGAGAAGTAGGGGTTGGTGGAGGGGATGATCTTGCGGGTGTTGGGCCTATAGGAGGAGCTGGTGCTGGTGCTGGTGGTTCTTTGGAGGCTCATGAGCTCTTGTGCCTGCTTCATAGCTTAGCTAgcttatattaattatatatatatacagcaatgatatatgtatatatatatatatatatagtgaagAAGCTGAAGGGAGACAGATAAAGAGGGATGGAGGTTTTGGAGAAACTGATGATGTCTTATGTGTGTGATTTTGGTTGATGAATAAGGGAAGTGTTTATTGAGGGGATGAAGCTGAGGGTGGGTGAAAGGGGAGAGACAAGATGATGATTGTGTTGGGAGGGGGGTGGCCACTATAAAGGGGAGTTGTGGAGGCTTATATTGGTGCTCCTTATCATTATTATTCCCTATTTGATCactcatttatatatatatatatatatatatatatatagtgtttCTCCCTTGGCcctatatgtatattatatatgatatatatatcatatactaTATGTTTATACATCTTA
The sequence above is drawn from the Punica granatum isolate Tunisia-2019 chromosome 5, ASM765513v2, whole genome shotgun sequence genome and encodes:
- the LOC116207221 gene encoding protein MIZU-KUSSEI 1 — encoded protein: MKQAQELMSLQRTTSTSTSSSYRPNTRKIIPSTNPYFSRSSAGAAVLETDDFSGKLLLQKSSSQSPHQRRVSKPAIAVSSLLRSLLSIISFPAVVLPTCKWLSIPTAQLSIFGPSYSLGRKVTGTLFGHRRGHVTFAVQDHPGSDPVLLLELAMSTSALVKEMSSGLVRIALECEKAPAGGPGRGGLARPVKLFQEPTWTMYCNGRKCGYTMSRACSESDLHVLRTVHKVSVGAGVIPVVDDGQKGSGSEGELLYMRAKFERVVGSRDSEAFYMLNPDGNGGPELSIFLLRI